GTCCTCCAGTAGTTCACGATCTCGACGAGGTCGGCGAGAGGAACGCCTTGGTCCCATCGGCGCGCGCCGGGCGCGGCGCCCAGGACCGTTTCGGCCTCCGGTAGCCGTGCCGCAGCCAATCGCGCGCGCAACTCGTCGAGTTCGGCGTCGGTCGCGCGGGTTGCGAATGTTTGTACGTCGTCGCTGGGCATGAGACCTCCTGGCCGTCGCGGCGCCGGCTGCCTCCGATGCGAACCGGCTAAGACGGTTCTAACACAACTTCCCGGCCGATGTGAACCTGCTAAGATGGTTCCATGCCTGCCGAGTTCCCTGAATTCCGCCTCGGAGCCGTGCTGGCGACCAGCTTCACGGGCACCCTGTCGGAGCGTCAGGGCGACTCGGTGGAACGCATTCCCACACCGCAGCGACTCGTCGACTGGCTGGCCGTGAGCGGCCTCGCCGTGGGCTCCTGCACGAGCGCCCAGCTCGACCTCGCGCGCGAACTTCGGGAGTCGATCCACGCTGCCGCGACAGCGGCCGCGACTCAGGACGCGCTTCCTGCGGCGGCTGTCGAGGTCATCAACAACTTCAGCGCTCAGGGCCGAGCGGCGGCCGTCCTGACGCCCGACGGTCAGCGGCGATGGCGGCTCAGCTCGACTTCCTGCGTGGAAGACGCGCTGAGCGTGATCGCCGCCGACGCGATCGGCATCGTCGCCGGCGAACGAGACGGAAAGCTGGCCCTGTGCGCCTCGCCGACCTGCCGCGCCGCCTTCTTCGACACCAGCCAGAGCCGGACCCGCAAGTGGTGCGACATGAACACCTGCGGGAATCGTCAGAAGAAGGCACGCTTCAACGCCAACCGGCGAGCTTCGGGTCAGCCGGCAGGCCGGTCGTAAACGACTCGCTGGCCCAGCCCGAGCCCTCCGAGGACCAGCGCGGCCTGCACAGGCGCAACCCGGTCAGGCCGCTCAGGCCTGCAGTTCAGCTGGCAGTTGCCTCGGCAGTCCGGTCGTAGGTCCGGGCCGCAGCTCAGGCCGCAGTCCGGCCGCAACTCGGGCCGCAGCTCAGGCCGCAGTCGGGCCGCAACCCGGGCCGCAGCTCAGGCCGCAACCCGGGCCGCAGCCCAGGCGGCAGTCCGGTCGTCCCCCAGGCCGCAGCTCAGCTGGCAGCGACCTCGGCGCGGGCCCGCCGGGGGAGTAGCCAGGTGATGGCCAGCGCGACGAGGAACAGTCCGGTCGCGACCAGCGTGCTGGTCTTGGCCGCGCCGAGGAAACCGTCGGTGGGCAGGAGCTGGAAGAAGATCGTGCCGATCACCGCGACCCCGATCGCCCCGCCGAACTGCTGCATCGCGGTCAGTACGCCGGACGCCGAGCCCGCCGCGCTGTCGTCGATCGACGCCAGGATGATGTCGAACAGCGGCGCGAACACCATGCCCGACCCGATCCCGACCAGCAGCAGCGGCGGTACCAGGTCCCAGATCGTCGTCGCGTCGCCGTTGTGGACCAACGTGATCCAGACCCACACCATCGCCAGCGTCATCACGCCGATCCCGAGCTGCAGTGCGATCCGCCCGAGCTTCGGCGC
The Kribbella italica DNA segment above includes these coding regions:
- a CDS encoding CGNR zinc finger domain-containing protein gives rise to the protein MLATSFTGTLSERQGDSVERIPTPQRLVDWLAVSGLAVGSCTSAQLDLARELRESIHAAATAAATQDALPAAAVEVINNFSAQGRAAAVLTPDGQRRWRLSSTSCVEDALSVIAADAIGIVAGERDGKLALCASPTCRAAFFDTSQSRTRKWCDMNTCGNRQKKARFNANRRASGQPAGRS